The sequence AGCCAGCATCATTGCGGGTACGTCACCCCCTCCAGTTCGTCGCGGGCGCCGCCGTCGACCCGGAAGCCCACCCGGACGGGTTTGCCGGCGTTGGCGGCGTCACGCCGCTGCGCGCGGCTGCCCTCCACACCCACCAGCATGTCTTCCTTGCCGTAGATGATGTCGTTGTAGCGGTAGTCGGCCATCTCGAACTCGTTGCCCAGCACGACAGCGCCGGTGGGGCAGGCTTCCTCGCACATGCCGCAGAAGATGCAGCGCAGCATGTTGATCTCGTAGACCTTGGCGTAGCGCTCGCCGGGGCTCACCGGGTCACGCGGGTCGTTCTCGCCGGCCTCCACGTAGATCGCGTAGGCCGGGCAGGCCGCCGCGCACAGCGAACAGCCTATGCATTTCTCGAGCCCGGTCCCGGGGTGCCGGGTCAGGACGTGCCGCCCACGAAAGCGGGGCTTGAGTGTGGCTCGTTCCTCCGGATAGCTGACGGTGACGGGCTTCTGGAACAGCTTGCCGAGGGTCAGGCCCATGCCCTTGGCGATTTCAAGCACACCCATGGGGGCCTCCTTGTGCGGGACGGGAAGAAAGGTGCATCAGTCGCCTCCGGCAGAGCGGGAGGGAACGCGGGGAAGCTCGCTTTCACGCCGGGGCGGGGTCCACAGCTGACGAACGGTGTCGCTCAGGGCCAGCAGGGCTATCAACCCCA is a genomic window of Deinococcus malanensis containing:
- the nuoI gene encoding NADH-quinone oxidoreductase subunit NuoI — protein: MGVLEIAKGMGLTLGKLFQKPVTVSYPEERATLKPRFRGRHVLTRHPGTGLEKCIGCSLCAAACPAYAIYVEAGENDPRDPVSPGERYAKVYEINMLRCIFCGMCEEACPTGAVVLGNEFEMADYRYNDIIYGKEDMLVGVEGSRAQRRDAANAGKPVRVGFRVDGGARDELEGVTYPQ